A DNA window from Maribellus comscasis contains the following coding sequences:
- the rsxC gene encoding electron transport complex subunit RsxC codes for MLKTFKLGGVHPPENKLSADKEIQVLPLPKSVFIPVAQHIGAPATPTVKRGDEVKVGQVIAKSSSFVSTNIHSSVSGKVKKVDFSEDSSGYPKQGVFIDVAGDEWIEEIDRSEELAREFDIDGAEIIKKIQEAGIVGLGGATFPTHVKLVPPKGMKAEVLLINGVECEPYLTSDHRLMLEKADEILVGIQLLMKALNVEKAVIGIENNKPDAIQFLSEKTKNYKGILVQPLKVKYPQGGEKQLIKAVTGKEVPSGGLPIAVGAVVSNVGTAFAVYEAVQKNKPLFERVVTITGKGVSQPSNFKVRIGTSTSELVEAAGGLPESTGKVISGGPMMGRAIASLEVPVTKGTSGILIMKEEESKRKDYIACIRCSRCVSVCPMGLEPYLLMTLSQKQIFDRAENDRVMDCIECGSCSYTCPSERPLLDYIRFGKGKVGQIIRSRKK; via the coding sequence ATGTTAAAAACGTTCAAACTGGGAGGTGTTCACCCTCCTGAAAATAAACTTTCAGCCGATAAAGAGATACAGGTTCTTCCTCTCCCGAAATCGGTGTTTATTCCGGTAGCTCAACACATTGGAGCACCGGCTACACCAACGGTAAAACGTGGGGATGAAGTAAAAGTGGGACAGGTTATTGCCAAAAGCAGCAGTTTTGTCTCTACCAATATTCATTCATCGGTTTCAGGAAAAGTTAAAAAAGTTGATTTTTCAGAAGATAGTTCAGGATATCCTAAGCAGGGAGTTTTTATCGATGTTGCCGGCGACGAATGGATAGAAGAAATTGATCGCTCAGAGGAGTTGGCCAGGGAATTTGATATTGACGGAGCAGAAATCATCAAAAAGATCCAGGAAGCGGGAATCGTTGGTTTGGGAGGAGCTACTTTCCCCACACATGTAAAACTGGTTCCGCCGAAGGGAATGAAAGCCGAAGTATTATTAATTAACGGTGTAGAATGTGAACCTTACCTCACTTCTGACCACCGTTTAATGCTGGAAAAAGCTGATGAAATTTTAGTCGGCATACAACTTTTAATGAAGGCATTAAATGTGGAAAAGGCTGTAATCGGAATCGAAAACAATAAACCCGATGCGATTCAATTTCTTTCAGAAAAAACAAAAAATTACAAGGGTATTTTGGTTCAGCCTTTAAAAGTAAAATATCCGCAAGGCGGAGAAAAACAACTCATTAAAGCAGTTACGGGAAAAGAAGTTCCCTCAGGCGGGCTTCCAATTGCAGTGGGAGCCGTTGTGAGTAACGTGGGTACTGCCTTTGCAGTTTACGAAGCGGTTCAAAAAAACAAGCCTCTTTTTGAAAGAGTAGTTACTATAACAGGGAAAGGAGTTTCACAACCGTCAAATTTTAAAGTCAGGATTGGAACTTCAACTTCCGAACTTGTAGAAGCTGCCGGAGGATTACCGGAGAGTACCGGAAAGGTTATTAGTGGTGGCCCTATGATGGGACGTGCCATTGCTTCGCTTGAAGTACCTGTAACAAAAGGCACTTCGGGAATTCTTATCATGAAAGAAGAGGAATCAAAACGTAAGGATTATATTGCCTGCATCCGTTGTTCGCGTTGTGTTTCGGTTTGCCCAATGGGACTGGAGCCTTATCTTTTGATGACACTTTCGCAGAAACAAATTTTCGACCGTGCCGAGAACGACCGCGTAATGGATTGTATTGAATGTGGATCGTGCAGTTACACCTGCCCTTCGGAAAGGCCTTTACTCGACTATATACGTTTTGGAAAAGGGAAAGTGGGACAAATTATTCGTTCAAGAAAAAAATAA
- a CDS encoding SoxR reducing system RseC family protein: MKETRGNSLIVNIINESACSACHAKGACTVADYQDKEIEITNFQKKYSPGQEVTVIFQESKGFTALFYGYVLPFIIVLLTLIVTNSVTNDELLSGLISLGILIPYYITLFFFRHLLKKVFKFEVEETI; encoded by the coding sequence GTGAAGGAGACAAGAGGTAATTCACTGATTGTAAATATCATAAATGAATCAGCTTGTTCAGCATGTCATGCAAAAGGTGCTTGTACTGTGGCAGATTACCAGGACAAAGAAATTGAAATCACCAATTTTCAAAAAAAATATTCTCCGGGACAGGAAGTAACCGTAATCTTTCAGGAATCAAAAGGTTTTACAGCACTTTTTTATGGTTATGTTCTACCTTTTATAATTGTACTTTTAACGCTCATTGTAACAAATTCTGTAACAAATGATGAATTATTGAGTGGTTTAATTTCACTCGGAATTTTAATACCATACTATATAACATTATTTTTTTTTCGTCATTTATTAAAAAAAGTTTTCAAATTCGAAGTTGAAGAAACGATCTAA
- a CDS encoding monovalent cation:proton antiporter-2 (CPA2) family protein, with amino-acid sequence MHNQDFFFQALIYLGAAVISVPIAKKMGLGSVLGYLLAGVIIGPFILGLVGNEADEVMHFAEFGVVLMLFVIGLELQPSLLWKMRKSIFGLGGLQVLITSVVIAAVAVLFGFRLNNAIAIGLILALSSTAIVIQTLTEKGLLRNVAGKSAFSVLLFQDMAVIPVLALLPILATWGSSINLAQSDLDKVTGVSSMPGWAQLLLITGVIAAIIFIGRFIARHVFRLVAETGLHEIFTALGLLLVIGIALAMDAIGLSPALGTFIAGVVLAENEYRHELESTIEPFKGLLLGLFFISVGASINFNLFVEQPFKILAYVLLLILLKFIVLFILGRIFKLRKGYDFLFAFLLAQSSEFSFVLISFSIQNQLFETQTAGILLLVVTLSMTISPLLLIFNDKAVRPILSRRENKQDFDEFDEINPVIIAGFGRFGLALGRFLLANKIQVTIIDSNPANVEILRKYGFKLFYGDVTRPQVLEKAGIEKAKMLILSMAEHEDALKIAKHVRKNYPRLRILARAKDIFHVFEFYKLHVRITQREMFNSATELGVKALVQLGFTRYEAYRAGRIFKHHEEQVLEELYSTWKEDEKEFIRETQRFSKQLSETLLTERNYTIHESDDAWDVDSARKESIESSSSKE; translated from the coding sequence ATGCATAATCAAGATTTCTTTTTTCAGGCGTTAATTTATTTGGGAGCAGCGGTAATTTCGGTCCCCATTGCAAAAAAGATGGGACTGGGCTCTGTGCTTGGCTACCTTTTGGCAGGCGTTATTATCGGCCCGTTTATTTTAGGCCTTGTAGGAAATGAAGCCGACGAGGTGATGCATTTTGCTGAATTTGGTGTTGTATTAATGCTTTTTGTTATTGGTCTTGAGCTCCAGCCATCGCTTTTATGGAAAATGCGAAAATCGATTTTTGGATTAGGCGGGCTTCAGGTATTGATCACTTCGGTGGTTATCGCAGCGGTTGCCGTCCTTTTCGGTTTCCGATTGAATAATGCCATTGCGATTGGATTAATTTTAGCACTTTCTTCCACTGCAATCGTTATTCAAACTTTAACTGAAAAAGGATTATTGCGAAATGTTGCAGGAAAATCAGCATTTTCGGTATTGCTTTTTCAGGATATGGCTGTTATTCCTGTTCTTGCGTTACTTCCTATTCTCGCTACCTGGGGAAGTAGCATTAACCTGGCACAATCAGATCTGGACAAAGTTACCGGAGTCTCCTCAATGCCGGGATGGGCGCAACTCCTGTTAATAACAGGTGTAATTGCTGCAATAATTTTTATCGGTCGTTTTATTGCCCGCCATGTTTTCAGATTAGTTGCAGAAACCGGTCTCCACGAAATATTTACTGCACTGGGACTTCTGCTGGTAATCGGCATTGCACTGGCCATGGATGCAATTGGTCTTTCACCTGCTCTTGGAACTTTCATAGCGGGAGTAGTTTTGGCTGAAAATGAGTACCGTCACGAACTGGAATCAACCATTGAACCTTTTAAAGGGCTTCTGCTGGGTTTATTTTTTATTTCCGTGGGTGCAAGTATCAATTTCAATTTGTTTGTTGAGCAGCCCTTCAAAATTCTGGCTTATGTACTTTTATTGATCCTTTTAAAATTTATCGTTCTCTTCATCCTTGGGCGAATCTTTAAACTCAGAAAAGGTTACGATTTTCTATTTGCATTTTTACTCGCGCAATCCAGTGAATTCAGTTTTGTTCTTATTTCCTTTTCCATTCAAAACCAACTTTTTGAAACACAAACTGCCGGAATTTTGCTATTGGTTGTTACCCTATCAATGACAATCTCTCCCCTTCTTCTGATTTTTAACGACAAAGCTGTTCGGCCTATTCTTTCCCGACGGGAGAATAAACAGGATTTCGATGAATTTGACGAAATAAACCCGGTAATAATAGCAGGCTTTGGGAGGTTTGGTCTGGCTTTAGGTAGATTTCTGCTCGCCAATAAAATCCAGGTAACTATTATTGATAGCAATCCTGCAAATGTGGAAATCCTCAGAAAATATGGTTTTAAACTTTTTTATGGTGATGTTACCCGCCCGCAGGTGCTTGAAAAAGCCGGTATTGAAAAAGCCAAAATGTTGATTTTAAGCATGGCAGAACATGAAGATGCTTTAAAAATAGCTAAGCACGTGCGGAAAAACTATCCCAGATTGCGAATTCTGGCAAGGGCAAAAGACATTTTTCATGTTTTTGAATTTTACAAACTACATGTTAGAATCACTCAGCGCGAAATGTTTAATTCAGCCACCGAGCTTGGTGTTAAAGCTTTGGTCCAGTTAGGATTTACCAGGTATGAAGCATACAGAGCCGGCCGTATTTTCAAACATCATGAAGAACAAGTACTTGAAGAATTATACTCGACCTGGAAAGAGGACGAAAAAGAATTTATCAGGGAAACTCAACGCTTTTCAAAACAACTTTCAGAAACTCTGCTAACAGAAAGAAATTATACAATTCATGAGTCGGATGACGCATGGGATGTTGACTCGGCAAGAAAGGAATCAATCGAAAGTTCATCATCTAAAGAATAA
- a CDS encoding alpha-2-macroglobulin family protein: MKKNISPLLVWLFLFLIACNSDNKTVDTDAAFGKYVQAFTSGTISTEPVISVYLAKPFTSDVNPEQQLFQFSPEIKGKTVLVGNRIIEFRPSEPLKSGTKYSAEFYLGKIVETEKGLEKMPFSFSTIKQSFSVTLEGLKNYESDVPEQMKFSGYLLTADVANPVETEKVIAASYKGKEISLNWTHATDRRKHFFTIDSLLRDETNTQELIISWDGKPLNVDKKGQEKVKVPALNVFNVLDAKVLQEPEQHLEIRFSDPLQKSQDLTGLVTLSDGTSLRLVTEGNIIKAWPEKMLSGEIDLTVFEGIENVNYAKIKSPQTFRLQFSSLKPAVRLIGKGVIVPQNGTLEMPFEAVSLNAVEIRVIQIFKNNVLQFFQENRLEGDSELKKVGRLVYSGKVPLKGQTPQDLLKWNTYKVNLADFITIEPGAIYNVQFRFHKEFSLYSCGEEQKEDSNLEQTEILEDEPYQTTWDQPGWYSDYYYPDGYDWDERDNPCDVSYYNYSHFVSRNIFASELGIIAKEGRNHVMDFAVTNLLSTEPESGVELKLFNYQNQLIETVTTGNSGFAKVDMKKKPFLLVAQKGKQFGYLRLDDGSALSTSNFNISGEVITDGLKGFIYGERGVWRPSDTLFLNFIVEKENAELPDNYPVVFQLVNPNGQVVEKRVQTENINGFYSFKIKTESDAPTGNWRAEVKVGNATFSKRVKIETVKPNRLKVDLKLPQKAMTLDTESIPMESMWLFGSPARSLKAKVDVLFVKDKTEFEGFEKYSFTDPASQFSPEEQTIFEGRLDENGKATIPVDFSSLENAPGMLKAWFTSRVFEEGGDFSINVKQARLAPFETFVGVKMPDSEDDWFTTDTDYSPEIVLVDANGKPVSGDKLQVRLYKIDWRWWWESGSENLAHYVSGNYYKPVSRWNIEKAQQKNRIKLNVKYKSWEDNGRYLLWVKDETSGHASGVTFYMSKWGSWRSEGMADGATLLTLKTDKEKYKVGEKIEVSIPSSKTGKALVSLENGTEVMDWFWVETQDKQTKFMIETKPEMAPNFYIHVSLIQSYGQTENDAPLRLYGVIPVSVENPETILKPVIEAPAEIEPEKKYTITVSEANQKEMTYTLAVVDEGLLGLTNFRTPDPHAAFYAREALGVKTWDLYDLVAGAYGARLEKAFAVGGDADMANKGKKEVNRFKPVVQFAGPFTLKKGQTNKHEFTMPNYVGSVRVMVVAGKDGAYGNNEKEVLVRKGLMLLATLPRVLAPDEEVSLPVDVFAMKENVKNATISVKTNDFVGVLGEEQKSVEFASPGEKMVYFKLKAKSKTGVAKIEIEAKSGSERAIYEVELEIRNPNSAVTVEKSAAVDGQKSWSEELKVPGVPADAEAWVEVSGFPPLNLTKHLEYLISYPHGCIEQVTSGAFPQLFLANLTKLSVDEKQSTEDHIRSALQKLPSYQIDNGGFGYWPGSSMVNEWGTNYAGHFMLKAQSEGYSLPIGLKDKWLNFQRTAARNWNSSGSYKNGIYYRGYDFIQAYRLYTLALAGSPDLGAMNRLREKGEKTAEVTWRLAATYVLAGQPEAARELINSLTTEVSDYQEMGGTFGSALRDKAMILETLVLLKDKKEAFRMLQNISDEINKRDWLSTQTAAWCLNSAGTFAKAFYKGDSETQFELNVNGEKSSLRTEIPVLKIPVKVKSDGKVNVNFTNKGANTNYVRILARGIPVGVDSTSMSNNLVLNVKYIDSGNREVDPKSLKQGEDFKMVVTVKNPGKERDYEEMVLNTVFPSGWEIINKRLNDVPEDKNSSYEYQDIRDDRVYTYFDLAMNQQKTFVFYLNAAYAGRFYQPPVNCEAMYDNSIRAQESGNWVEVVAGK, from the coding sequence GTGAAAAAAAATATATCCCCTTTATTGGTTTGGCTGTTTTTGTTTTTAATTGCTTGCAATTCAGATAATAAAACAGTTGATACTGACGCCGCATTTGGAAAATATGTGCAGGCATTCACCAGCGGAACGATTTCAACAGAGCCGGTAATTTCGGTTTATCTGGCAAAACCGTTTACTTCTGATGTAAATCCAGAACAGCAACTTTTTCAGTTTTCGCCTGAAATAAAAGGGAAAACCGTTTTAGTTGGAAACCGGATTATTGAATTCCGTCCTTCAGAACCGTTAAAATCAGGAACTAAATATTCTGCTGAATTTTATTTGGGGAAAATAGTTGAGACGGAAAAAGGATTGGAGAAGATGCCTTTCAGTTTTTCCACGATTAAACAATCGTTTTCGGTTACGCTTGAAGGACTTAAAAACTATGAAAGTGACGTTCCTGAACAAATGAAATTTTCGGGCTACCTGCTAACTGCTGATGTTGCCAATCCTGTAGAAACCGAAAAAGTGATTGCAGCTTCATATAAGGGAAAAGAAATAAGCTTGAACTGGACGCACGCCACCGACCGTAGAAAGCATTTTTTTACTATCGATAGTTTGTTACGCGACGAAACAAATACGCAGGAACTTATTATTTCTTGGGATGGGAAACCGCTGAATGTAGATAAAAAGGGACAGGAAAAAGTGAAGGTTCCGGCATTAAATGTTTTTAATGTTTTGGACGCGAAAGTTTTGCAGGAGCCGGAGCAGCATTTAGAAATCCGCTTTTCAGATCCTTTACAAAAGTCGCAGGATTTAACGGGTTTGGTTACTTTGTCGGATGGCACAAGTTTGCGGCTTGTTACTGAAGGAAATATTATAAAAGCCTGGCCGGAAAAAATGCTTTCCGGTGAAATTGATTTAACTGTTTTTGAAGGAATTGAAAATGTAAATTATGCAAAAATAAAATCGCCGCAAACATTTCGGTTGCAATTTAGCAGCTTGAAACCTGCTGTGCGTTTAATCGGAAAGGGCGTAATTGTTCCGCAAAACGGAACACTCGAAATGCCTTTTGAGGCAGTGAGTTTGAATGCCGTCGAAATTCGGGTGATTCAGATTTTCAAAAATAATGTGCTCCAGTTTTTTCAGGAAAACAGGTTGGAGGGCGACTCCGAATTAAAAAAAGTTGGTCGTTTGGTTTATTCGGGGAAGGTCCCGTTGAAAGGTCAAACTCCGCAGGATTTGCTGAAATGGAATACCTACAAAGTAAATCTGGCTGATTTTATAACCATTGAACCCGGCGCTATTTATAATGTGCAATTCCGCTTTCACAAGGAGTTTTCGCTTTACAGTTGTGGCGAGGAGCAAAAAGAAGATTCAAATTTGGAGCAGACTGAGATTTTGGAAGATGAGCCTTATCAAACGACTTGGGATCAGCCGGGGTGGTACTCCGATTATTATTATCCTGACGGTTACGATTGGGACGAGCGGGATAATCCGTGTGATGTTTCTTATTACAACTATTCGCATTTTGTTTCGCGGAATATTTTTGCATCGGAGCTCGGGATTATTGCCAAAGAAGGTCGGAATCATGTGATGGATTTTGCTGTCACCAATTTACTTTCTACTGAACCTGAATCGGGAGTTGAGCTCAAATTATTCAATTACCAGAATCAGCTGATTGAAACAGTGACAACCGGCAACAGCGGTTTTGCTAAAGTGGATATGAAGAAAAAGCCGTTTTTACTGGTGGCGCAAAAGGGAAAACAGTTCGGGTACCTTCGTTTGGATGATGGAAGCGCGCTTTCTACAAGTAATTTTAATATTTCGGGCGAAGTTATTACCGATGGATTGAAAGGGTTTATTTATGGCGAGCGCGGCGTTTGGCGACCGAGCGATACACTTTTTCTGAATTTTATTGTGGAAAAAGAGAATGCAGAATTGCCGGATAATTATCCTGTTGTTTTTCAATTGGTAAATCCCAACGGACAAGTGGTTGAAAAACGTGTTCAAACTGAAAACATAAACGGATTTTATTCTTTCAAAATAAAAACAGAAAGCGATGCGCCCACCGGAAATTGGCGGGCTGAAGTAAAAGTAGGAAATGCGACGTTTTCAAAACGTGTAAAAATTGAAACGGTAAAACCCAATCGTTTGAAAGTGGATTTGAAACTTCCGCAAAAGGCAATGACATTAGATACGGAATCAATTCCGATGGAATCGATGTGGCTGTTTGGTTCACCTGCTCGGTCATTAAAAGCAAAAGTTGATGTACTTTTTGTAAAAGATAAAACAGAATTCGAAGGATTTGAGAAATATTCTTTCACTGATCCGGCTTCGCAGTTTTCGCCGGAAGAACAAACCATTTTTGAAGGTCGTTTGGATGAAAATGGAAAAGCGACAATTCCTGTTGATTTTTCTTCGCTTGAAAACGCTCCGGGAATGTTAAAGGCCTGGTTTACTTCACGCGTTTTTGAAGAAGGTGGCGATTTTAGTATTAATGTGAAACAAGCTCGCCTGGCGCCCTTTGAAACTTTTGTGGGAGTAAAAATGCCTGATTCGGAAGATGACTGGTTTACAACTGATACCGATTATTCGCCGGAAATTGTATTGGTGGATGCCAATGGGAAACCAGTTTCGGGAGATAAATTGCAGGTGCGTTTGTATAAAATTGACTGGCGTTGGTGGTGGGAATCTGGTTCGGAAAACCTGGCGCATTACGTTTCAGGAAATTATTACAAGCCGGTGAGCCGGTGGAATATTGAAAAAGCACAGCAAAAAAATAGAATAAAACTGAATGTAAAATATAAAAGCTGGGAAGACAATGGCCGTTACCTTTTGTGGGTGAAAGATGAAACCAGTGGGCATGCTTCCGGTGTTACTTTTTATATGTCGAAATGGGGAAGCTGGCGTTCTGAAGGAATGGCAGATGGCGCAACTTTGTTAACGCTTAAAACAGATAAAGAGAAATATAAAGTTGGCGAAAAGATTGAAGTCTCCATACCTTCGTCGAAAACGGGAAAAGCGTTGGTAAGCCTCGAAAACGGCACGGAAGTTATGGATTGGTTTTGGGTGGAAACTCAGGATAAACAAACAAAATTTATGATTGAAACAAAGCCGGAAATGGCACCTAACTTTTATATTCATGTGAGCTTGATTCAATCTTACGGACAAACAGAAAATGATGCTCCCTTGCGACTTTACGGGGTGATTCCTGTTTCGGTTGAAAATCCGGAAACGATTTTAAAACCAGTAATTGAAGCTCCTGCTGAAATTGAACCGGAAAAGAAATATACTATAACAGTTTCCGAAGCAAATCAAAAGGAAATGACTTACACACTCGCTGTTGTGGATGAAGGTTTGCTGGGCTTGACCAACTTCAGGACACCTGATCCTCATGCCGCTTTTTATGCCCGCGAAGCATTGGGTGTGAAAACCTGGGATTTATATGATTTGGTTGCAGGTGCTTACGGTGCGCGGCTGGAAAAAGCATTTGCCGTGGGTGGTGATGCCGATATGGCGAATAAAGGGAAAAAGGAAGTCAATCGTTTTAAACCGGTGGTGCAGTTTGCCGGGCCGTTCACGCTAAAAAAAGGACAAACGAACAAGCATGAATTTACAATGCCAAATTATGTGGGTTCAGTTCGTGTGATGGTGGTTGCCGGAAAAGATGGCGCTTATGGAAACAACGAAAAGGAAGTTCTGGTGCGAAAAGGTTTGATGTTGCTGGCAACACTTCCGCGTGTGCTGGCTCCCGATGAGGAAGTGAGTCTTCCGGTTGATGTTTTTGCAATGAAAGAGAATGTGAAAAATGCAACTATTTCAGTAAAAACAAATGATTTTGTAGGAGTTTTGGGAGAAGAACAAAAAAGCGTAGAATTTGCATCGCCGGGTGAAAAAATGGTTTATTTCAAATTGAAAGCGAAATCAAAAACCGGAGTTGCAAAAATTGAAATAGAAGCAAAAAGTGGAAGCGAAAGAGCTATTTATGAAGTTGAGCTGGAAATAAGAAATCCAAACTCAGCTGTTACGGTTGAAAAATCGGCCGCGGTTGACGGACAAAAAAGTTGGTCGGAGGAGTTGAAAGTTCCCGGAGTTCCTGCGGATGCTGAGGCTTGGGTTGAAGTTTCAGGTTTTCCACCTTTGAATTTGACCAAACACCTGGAGTATTTGATTTCGTATCCGCATGGTTGTATTGAGCAGGTAACTTCCGGTGCTTTTCCTCAATTGTTTTTGGCCAATCTCACAAAACTTTCGGTTGATGAGAAACAAAGCACAGAAGATCATATTCGCAGTGCGTTGCAAAAATTACCTTCGTATCAGATTGACAACGGCGGATTTGGATACTGGCCCGGTTCATCGATGGTAAATGAGTGGGGTACAAATTATGCCGGACATTTTATGTTGAAAGCTCAAAGTGAAGGATATTCGTTGCCCATTGGTTTGAAAGATAAATGGCTGAATTTTCAACGTACGGCTGCGCGAAACTGGAATTCTTCCGGCAGTTATAAAAATGGAATTTACTACCGGGGCTACGATTTTATTCAGGCGTATCGTTTATATACTTTGGCGCTGGCTGGCTCGCCCGATTTGGGAGCAATGAACCGCTTGCGCGAAAAAGGTGAGAAAACTGCTGAGGTAACCTGGCGTTTAGCAGCTACTTATGTGTTGGCGGGTCAGCCGGAAGCGGCCCGCGAGTTGATAAATAGTTTAACTACGGAGGTTTCCGACTATCAGGAAATGGGAGGAACTTTTGGTTCTGCATTGCGCGATAAAGCAATGATTTTGGAGACACTGGTTTTACTAAAAGATAAAAAGGAAGCATTCCGAATGTTGCAAAATATTTCCGATGAAATAAATAAACGCGATTGGTTAAGTACGCAAACAGCTGCCTGGTGCTTGAATTCAGCAGGAACTTTTGCCAAGGCATTTTACAAAGGTGATTCTGAAACTCAGTTTGAGTTGAATGTGAATGGCGAAAAATCAAGTTTACGAACAGAAATTCCTGTTTTGAAAATCCCGGTGAAGGTAAAATCAGATGGGAAAGTGAATGTGAATTTTACCAATAAAGGAGCGAATACAAATTATGTTCGAATTCTGGCGCGGGGAATTCCGGTGGGAGTCGATTCAACTTCCATGTCGAATAACTTAGTGTTGAACGTAAAATATATTGATTCTGGAAACCGGGAGGTAGATCCCAAATCATTAAAACAAGGCGAAGATTTTAAAATGGTAGTAACGGTGAAAAATCCCGGTAAAGAAAGAGATTATGAAGAAATGGTACTGAACACTGTGTTTCCGTCAGGCTGGGAAATTATCAATAAACGACTGAATGATGTTCCTGAAGATAAAAACTCAAGTTACGAATACCAGGATATTCGCGACGACCGGGTTTATACTTATTTCGATTTAGCAATGAATCAGCAGAAAACTTTTGTGTTTTATCTGAATGCTGCCTACGCAGGGCGTTTCTACCAACCTCCCGTTAACTGTGAAGCGATGTATGATAATAGCATCAGGGCGCAGGAAAGTGGAAATTGGGTGGAAGTTGTAGCTGGAAAATAA
- a CDS encoding NAD(P)H-dependent oxidoreductase, with protein sequence MKRILVIFAHPAIQKSRINQQMIRALRGLEWVTVNDLYDNYPDFYIDVIKEQQLLMLHDTIVWHHPFYWYSCPSLLKEWFDLVLEHDFAYGKKGTSLEGKDAISVLTTGARKEVYSEKGRNRYTINQFLIPFQQSAALCRMNYLPPFVVHGSYTIPSEEINNYAEQYKKLILSLRDEKLDKKKMNSVEYLNELIENNA encoded by the coding sequence ATGAAGAGAATACTCGTAATATTTGCCCATCCTGCCATTCAAAAATCACGAATCAATCAACAGATGATTCGGGCCTTGCGCGGTTTAGAATGGGTTACTGTAAATGACTTGTATGATAATTACCCTGATTTCTATATCGACGTTATAAAGGAACAACAGCTTTTAATGCTTCATGATACAATAGTGTGGCATCATCCGTTTTACTGGTACAGTTGCCCTTCTTTATTAAAAGAGTGGTTTGATTTGGTTTTAGAGCATGACTTTGCTTACGGAAAAAAGGGAACCTCGCTGGAAGGAAAAGATGCTATTTCTGTTTTGACAACCGGTGCACGCAAAGAAGTTTATTCGGAAAAAGGCCGGAATCGTTATACCATCAATCAGTTTTTAATTCCTTTTCAGCAATCGGCTGCTTTATGCAGAATGAATTATCTTCCACCATTTGTTGTACATGGATCCTATACAATCCCTTCGGAGGAAATAAACAATTATGCTGAGCAATATAAAAAACTGATTTTGAGTCTTAGAGACGAAAAGCTCGATAAAAAAAAGATGAATTCTGTTGAATATCTAAATGAATTAATAGAAAACAATGCATAA
- a CDS encoding Fe-S cluster domain-containing protein, whose amino-acid sequence MSITVIYTIATLSIIGTSAAVILFFVAQKFKVNEDPRIDQVEEALPSANCGGCGFAGCRAFAEACVKNGELADLYCPVGGNETMNTVASILGLEAVKKDPRVAFIRCNGTCDHRPKTSHFDGATTCAIASSVYSGESDCQYGCLGYGDCYDACDFDAIDLREGMGVPLILDDKCVACGACVDACPKDLIELRKKFPKDRKVVVACRNEDKGGVARKACSTACIGCGKCQKECKFDAITIENNLAYIDSDKCKLCRKCPPVCPTNAILELNFPPRKIKKEEKEECNTAK is encoded by the coding sequence ATGAGTATTACCGTTATATATACGATTGCCACATTAAGTATAATTGGGACTTCGGCAGCAGTAATCCTGTTTTTTGTAGCACAAAAGTTTAAGGTAAACGAAGACCCGCGGATTGACCAGGTAGAGGAAGCTTTACCAAGTGCCAACTGTGGAGGGTGTGGCTTTGCCGGTTGTCGGGCATTTGCTGAAGCCTGCGTAAAAAATGGAGAACTGGCCGATTTATATTGCCCGGTAGGCGGCAATGAAACCATGAACACTGTTGCTTCCATCTTAGGACTGGAGGCTGTAAAGAAAGATCCAAGGGTAGCTTTTATAAGGTGCAACGGAACTTGCGACCACAGACCAAAAACAAGTCATTTTGACGGGGCAACAACTTGTGCCATTGCATCATCCGTTTACAGTGGCGAATCTGATTGCCAATATGGTTGTTTGGGTTACGGCGACTGTTATGATGCCTGCGATTTTGACGCCATTGACCTGCGGGAAGGAATGGGTGTCCCGTTGATTCTCGACGATAAGTGCGTAGCCTGCGGAGCTTGTGTTGACGCTTGCCCGAAAGATTTGATTGAGCTGCGTAAAAAGTTCCCAAAAGACAGAAAAGTTGTTGTAGCATGCCGCAATGAGGATAAGGGTGGAGTTGCACGGAAAGCATGCAGCACAGCATGTATAGGTTGCGGAAAATGTCAAAAAGAGTGCAAATTCGATGCGATTACCATCGAAAACAATCTGGCATACATTGATTCAGATAAATGTAAACTTTGCCGGAAATGTCCACCTGTTTGTCCAACAAATGCAATCCTCGAACTGAATTTTCCACCGAGGAAAATAAAAAAGGAAGAAAAAGAAGAGTGTAATACAGCTAAATAG